From Oncorhynchus masou masou isolate Uvic2021 chromosome 7, UVic_Omas_1.1, whole genome shotgun sequence, one genomic window encodes:
- the LOC135543054 gene encoding ly6/PLAUR domain-containing protein 1-like, translating to MLLLIYATLLGIFLKTGYALQIQCYQCEEVKNNECSTPEFIVNCTVNVQDMCQKEVLVKKDGIFYRKSCASSGACLISSSGYQQFCTGRINSVCISCCNTPLCNGPRKKNRPVPSAANSSFSSLLFLLVSLTLVSLSLT from the exons ATGTTGCTTCTCATCTACGCAACTTTGCTTGGAATTTTCCTCAAAACAG GCTATGCTCTCCAGATCCAATGTTACCAGTGTGAGGAGGTGAAAAACAATGAATGCTCCACGCCGGAGTTCATTGTCAACTGCACGGTCAACGTGCAGGACATGTGTCAGAAGGAGGTACTGGTGAAGAAGGATG gcATATTTTACCGCAAGTCCTGCGCCTCGTCCGGGGCGTGCCTCATATCCTCATCAGGCTACCAGCAGTTCTGCACTGGAAGGATCAACTCTGTGTGCATCTCCTGTTGTAACACACCGCTCTGCAATGGGCCCCGGAAGAAGAACCGCCCGGTCCCGTCGGCCGCCAACTCTTCATTTTCCTCCCTTCTTTTTCTTCTGGTCTCCCTCACgctggtctccctctctctgacataG